One genomic window of Deinococcus deserti VCD115 includes the following:
- a CDS encoding OmpA/MotB family protein yields MIRSRLQPDTNPYIAFSDLMLNLVFVLIFFVGGILAVGQAGWEQVRYRKAQDAVAQAVRKARLPARPLLLLPGQRNDPPGAQRWVFSSQRMFVGDTAVLTPEGQSALVAFARVLRAQGKHWKRVRIEGHTQTSRPNTPERWGLSAGRASAVAEAFYLKGGVSPNRLAVAARGGQTPYDGRKFDVRNERVEILVEYAQKTN; encoded by the coding sequence TTGATCCGGTCCCGCCTGCAGCCGGACACCAATCCCTATATCGCGTTCAGCGACCTGATGCTGAACCTGGTGTTCGTGCTGATCTTCTTTGTCGGCGGCATCCTGGCTGTCGGTCAGGCCGGCTGGGAACAGGTCCGCTACCGCAAAGCCCAGGACGCGGTGGCCCAGGCGGTCCGCAAGGCCCGCCTGCCCGCCCGGCCCCTGCTGCTGCTGCCCGGCCAACGCAACGATCCTCCCGGAGCTCAGCGCTGGGTGTTCTCGTCACAGCGGATGTTCGTGGGCGATACTGCCGTCCTGACTCCGGAAGGGCAATCGGCGCTGGTGGCCTTTGCCCGCGTCCTGCGCGCGCAGGGCAAGCACTGGAAACGCGTCCGTATCGAGGGTCACACCCAGACGTCCAGGCCGAACACGCCGGAACGCTGGGGCCTGTCAGCCGGCCGCGCCAGCGCGGTGGCCGAAGCTTTCTACCTCAAAGGCGGCGTGAGTCCCAACCGCCTGGCCGTGGCCGCACGCGGGGGGCAGACCCCGTACGATGGTCGAAAATTCGATGTCCGGAACGAGCGCGTGGAGATCCTGGTCGAGTACGCGCAGAAGACCAACTGA